One window of Candidatus Nanopelagicales bacterium genomic DNA carries:
- a CDS encoding inorganic phosphate transporter gives MDVLLISVIALVALALIFDFTNGFHDAANTVSTVVATRALPARFAPAFAATFNFLAYFVVGTAVASTVAKTVNSQYAGIAVVFAALFAAVAWNYATWYFGMPSSSSHAIIGGLVGAGLAAGGFAAISWDSVSKAAIGIIASPAVALSIAFIAFYLVYGIQKLLKWHDNHPVFKGLQLVASAALSFGHGANDAQKTMGVIAALLLGAGYTTVGADGKSVEVPEWVALSAYTAIAVGTLWGGWKIIETMGLKITTLHANSGAAANIGATTAIFGATSLGVPISTTHAAASSVVGAGVGSGRGANWRVVGEMVLAWIITIPASAGVAWVMFHLTQLPTILAWVTVGVVVLAFAGWAIWAMMHTVHAADVEAEIPDEEVLEETDEHVHPHLSGHGPVD, from the coding sequence GTGGATGTGTTGCTGATATCGGTCATCGCGCTGGTCGCCCTGGCACTGATCTTCGATTTCACCAACGGTTTCCACGACGCCGCGAACACCGTGTCCACGGTCGTCGCGACCAGGGCCCTACCGGCTCGATTCGCCCCCGCGTTCGCCGCCACCTTCAACTTCCTCGCCTACTTCGTCGTGGGTACGGCCGTGGCCAGCACAGTGGCCAAGACCGTGAACTCGCAGTACGCCGGAATCGCGGTCGTATTCGCTGCGCTGTTCGCGGCGGTCGCTTGGAATTACGCCACGTGGTACTTCGGGATGCCGTCGTCATCGAGCCACGCGATCATCGGTGGCCTGGTCGGTGCGGGTCTCGCCGCCGGCGGCTTCGCCGCCATCTCCTGGGACAGTGTCAGCAAAGCGGCCATCGGAATCATCGCCTCGCCGGCGGTCGCGCTCAGCATCGCGTTCATCGCCTTCTACCTCGTTTACGGCATCCAGAAGCTCCTGAAGTGGCACGACAACCACCCCGTCTTCAAGGGACTGCAGTTGGTCGCCTCGGCGGCACTGTCATTCGGCCACGGCGCGAACGACGCCCAGAAGACCATGGGCGTCATCGCCGCCCTGCTGCTGGGTGCCGGGTATACGACCGTCGGAGCCGACGGAAAGTCCGTCGAGGTTCCCGAGTGGGTGGCCTTGTCCGCCTACACCGCCATCGCGGTAGGCACGTTGTGGGGCGGCTGGAAGATCATCGAGACGATGGGCCTGAAGATCACGACACTGCACGCGAACTCGGGTGCCGCGGCCAACATCGGCGCCACGACCGCGATCTTCGGCGCGACATCGCTCGGCGTGCCGATCTCGACGACGCATGCAGCCGCCAGCTCCGTCGTCGGCGCCGGCGTCGGATCAGGCCGCGGCGCCAACTGGCGGGTCGTCGGCGAGATGGTCCTCGCGTGGATCATCACCATCCCCGCCTCTGCGGGGGTCGCCTGGGTGATGTTCCACCTGACTCAACTGCCGACAATCCTCGCATGGGTCACTGTCGGTGTTGTGGTCCTCGCGTTCGCGGGTTGGGCGATCTGGGCCATGATGCACACCGTGCACGCCGCCGACGTCGAAGCCGAGATCCCCGACGAAGAGGTTCTCGAGGAGACAGACGAGCACGTCCATCCGCATCTGTCGGGCCACGGACCGGTGGACTGA
- the glmS gene encoding glutamine--fructose-6-phosphate transaminase (isomerizing), whose product MVVVACGTAYHAGLVAKYAIEHWTRIPVEVELASEFRYRDPIVDRATLVIAISQSGETMDTLMALRYAREQGARVLAICNTVGSTIPRESDAVLYTYAGPEIAVASTKAFLTQIVAAYLVGLYLAQERGNMFGDEVRRILDELEDMPSKVDLVLDTVEGVRAIARELADSPSVLFIGRHVGFPVALEGALKLKELAYMHAEGFAAGELKHGPIALIEPGIPVIVVVPSPLGRSVLHDKIVSNVQEVRARGARMIVIAEEGDESVNPYADHVIRVPPCPTLMQPLVATVPLQVFACEMATAKGHDVDQPRNLAKSVTVE is encoded by the coding sequence ATCGTCGTCGTCGCCTGTGGGACCGCCTATCACGCCGGCTTGGTCGCCAAGTACGCCATCGAGCATTGGACACGCATTCCGGTCGAGGTCGAACTCGCAAGTGAGTTCCGGTACCGCGATCCGATCGTCGACCGCGCCACTCTCGTGATCGCGATCTCGCAGTCGGGCGAGACCATGGACACCCTCATGGCGTTGCGCTACGCACGCGAGCAGGGTGCGCGGGTCCTCGCGATCTGCAACACCGTCGGGTCCACGATCCCGCGTGAGAGCGATGCGGTGTTGTACACGTACGCCGGTCCCGAGATCGCCGTCGCTTCCACCAAGGCGTTCCTGACCCAGATCGTTGCCGCCTACCTGGTCGGCCTCTACCTCGCTCAGGAACGCGGCAACATGTTCGGTGATGAGGTCCGCCGCATCCTGGACGAACTCGAGGACATGCCGAGCAAGGTCGATCTCGTGCTGGACACCGTCGAAGGGGTGCGGGCGATCGCCCGCGAGCTCGCCGACTCACCATCGGTACTGTTCATCGGCCGCCACGTCGGGTTCCCCGTCGCACTCGAGGGGGCCCTGAAGTTGAAGGAACTCGCGTACATGCACGCCGAGGGATTCGCTGCCGGCGAGTTGAAGCACGGCCCCATCGCTCTCATCGAGCCAGGTATCCCCGTGATCGTCGTGGTGCCGTCGCCTCTGGGTCGGTCCGTGCTGCACGACAAGATCGTGTCGAACGTCCAAGAGGTCCGCGCCCGCGGAGCGCGGATGATCGTGATCGCCGAAGAGGGTGACGAGTCCGTCAACCCCTACGCGGACCATGTCATCCGGGTGCCACCCTGCCCCACTCTCATGCAGCCGCTGGTGGCGACGGTTCCCCTGCAGGTGTTCGCCTGCGAGATGGCGACTGCCAAGGGTCACGACGTCGACCAGCCCCGCAACCTGGCGAAGTCCGTCACCGTGGAGTGA
- a CDS encoding holo-ACP synthase: protein MIVGIGVDLVNVAKFGANVTRTPGFAGVLFTDRERSDELGQERSIASLAARYAAKEATAKALGVPPGTRWHDCEVLAEPDGRPYVHTRGHLAEAAAELGVAAFHLSLAMEGDVAIAYVVAEGSASLDGVRARRMVETA, encoded by the coding sequence GTGATTGTGGGGATCGGCGTCGACTTGGTCAACGTCGCCAAGTTCGGTGCCAACGTGACCCGGACTCCGGGATTCGCCGGTGTTCTGTTCACCGACCGGGAACGATCCGACGAATTGGGGCAGGAACGCTCGATCGCATCGTTGGCGGCCCGGTACGCGGCCAAGGAGGCGACCGCCAAGGCCCTGGGAGTCCCGCCCGGGACGAGATGGCATGACTGCGAAGTGCTCGCCGAACCGGACGGCAGGCCCTATGTGCACACCCGCGGCCATCTCGCTGAGGCGGCGGCGGAGCTCGGGGTCGCCGCGTTCCACCTCTCACTCGCGATGGAGGGTGACGTCGCCATCGCCTATGTCGTCGCCGAGGGCAGCGCGTCGTTGGACGGAGTCCGTGCTCGGCGGATGGTGGAGACCGCATAG
- a CDS encoding NAD(P)H-hydrate dehydratase: protein MRPAYDVTSIYAAEAAMMKQIPADDLMARAARGLARVILDVPQPARIAGARVVLLIGSGNNGGDALFAGAALARRGARVDAITLGAEFHERGGRALRAAGGHIRDHTSPAAPDLVSAADIVVDGIVGIGAQGALRADAAQLVAAIPTTAWVVAVDIPSGVDPNTGVVADPNAVVTADITVTFGALKAGQLLPPGRERCGILELVDIGLTPYAAAQEPLFTVLSLADAAPYFAPPGESDYKYSHGVPGVWAGSRLYPGAAHMVVGAARHGAVGMVRLWQDPAPEVAAQVVTRYPDIVLARGPVGDDSKATAWIAGPGIGTGSEEVEGLAAVLATDLPAVIDADALTLVSQEPSLRQAIVDRDAATVITPHVAEFTRLGFSLDDDRVRSARAAAEQLRAIVLLKGAGTVIAAPGGETYVDVMGPAALATAGTGDALSGLIGAALSRHPEDTARAVAAAVVVHGVAARKASAGGRPMTAWDLVQYVPEAVAALRADQD, encoded by the coding sequence ATGCGCCCTGCCTATGACGTGACGTCGATCTACGCGGCCGAGGCCGCCATGATGAAGCAGATCCCCGCCGACGACCTGATGGCCCGGGCGGCGCGAGGCCTGGCGCGGGTGATCCTCGATGTTCCCCAGCCCGCCCGGATCGCGGGCGCCCGGGTCGTGCTGCTGATCGGGTCCGGGAACAACGGCGGTGATGCTCTGTTCGCCGGGGCGGCGCTGGCCCGGCGTGGCGCTCGTGTCGACGCCATCACGTTGGGTGCCGAGTTCCACGAACGGGGAGGGCGGGCACTGCGTGCCGCCGGTGGTCACATCCGCGACCACACGTCCCCCGCGGCCCCAGATCTCGTCTCGGCAGCGGACATCGTCGTCGACGGGATCGTGGGGATCGGCGCTCAAGGTGCGCTGCGTGCGGACGCAGCGCAACTCGTTGCGGCGATCCCCACGACCGCCTGGGTGGTGGCGGTGGACATCCCCAGTGGGGTCGATCCGAACACCGGCGTGGTGGCCGACCCCAACGCGGTGGTGACGGCCGACATCACGGTGACTTTCGGGGCATTGAAAGCCGGACAACTCCTGCCGCCCGGGCGGGAAAGGTGCGGAATCCTGGAACTCGTCGACATCGGGCTCACGCCATACGCGGCCGCGCAAGAGCCGCTGTTCACGGTGTTGTCGCTGGCCGACGCCGCCCCGTACTTCGCTCCCCCCGGCGAGTCCGACTACAAGTACAGCCATGGCGTTCCGGGGGTGTGGGCCGGTTCCCGGCTGTATCCGGGGGCAGCGCACATGGTGGTGGGCGCGGCGCGCCACGGCGCCGTGGGCATGGTTCGGCTCTGGCAGGATCCTGCGCCTGAGGTCGCGGCGCAGGTGGTCACGCGATACCCCGACATCGTCCTCGCCAGAGGCCCGGTCGGAGACGATTCCAAGGCCACTGCCTGGATCGCGGGCCCCGGCATCGGCACGGGCTCGGAGGAAGTCGAAGGTCTCGCTGCGGTGCTCGCGACGGACCTCCCGGCGGTCATCGACGCCGACGCCTTGACCCTCGTCAGCCAGGAGCCGAGCCTGCGCCAGGCGATCGTGGACCGCGATGCTGCCACAGTCATCACCCCGCACGTGGCTGAGTTCACCCGGCTCGGGTTCTCGCTGGACGATGACCGGGTTCGGTCGGCACGGGCTGCGGCGGAGCAGTTGCGGGCCATCGTTCTGCTCAAGGGCGCGGGGACGGTCATCGCCGCGCCGGGTGGAGAGACCTACGTCGATGTCATGGGGCCCGCAGCGTTGGCGACGGCGGGAACCGGTGACGCGCTGTCCGGTCTCATCGGTGCCGCCCTGTCGCGCCATCCAGAAGACACGGCTCGGGCAGTTGCGGCAGCTGTCGTGGTTCACGGGGTTGCCGCTCGCAAGGCCAGCGCCGGTGGTCGCCCCATGACCGCATGGGATTTGGTCCAGTACGTCCCGGAAGCTGTGGCGGCCTTGCGGGCCGACCAGGATTAG